TTCAGGACGCGCTCGACGTAGTCGGGCAGCTCTTCGGAGGTGACCTTCAGGCCGCGCACCTTGCGGCCGAAGCCCGCCTCCAGGCCGAGCGCGCCGCCCAGGTGCACCTGGTAGCCCTCGACCTGCTCGCCCTTGTCGTTGACGACCAGCTGGCCCTTGAGACCGATGTCCGCCACCTGGATACGGGCGCAGGCGTTCGGGCAGCCGTTGAGGTTGATGGTGATCGGCTCGCCGAAGTCCGGCAGACGGCGCTCCAGCTCGTCGATGAGCTGCGAGCCGCGCTGCTTGGTCTCGACGATGGCGAGCTTGCAGAACTCGATGCCGGTGCAGGCCATGGTGCCGCGCCGGAACGAGGACGGCCGGGCGGTCAGGTCGAGCGCCTCCAGGCCCTCGACGAGCGACTCGACCTTGTCCTCCTCGACATCGAGGACGATCATCTTCTGCTCGACGGTGGTACGCACCCGGCCCGAACCGTGGGCCTCAGCGAGGTCGGCGATCTTCGTGAGCGTCGCGCCGTCGACGCGTCCCACGCGCGGGGCGAAGCCGACGTAGAAGCGGCCGTCCTTCTGCCGGTGCACGCCGATGTGATCGCGCCACTGCTGGACCGGCTGCTCGGGAGCCGGGCCGTCGACCAGCTCGCGCCCCAGGTACTCGTCCTCCAGGACCTGCCGGAACTTCTCCGCGCCCCAGTCGGCGACGAGGAACTTCAGCCGGGCGCGGGTACGCAGGCGCCGGTAGCCGTAGTCGCGGAAGATGCCGATCACGCCCGCCCAGACGTCCGGGACCTCCGCCAGCGGCACCCAGGCGCCGAGCCGGACGCCGATCTTCGGGTTGGTGGACAGACCGCCGCCGACCCACAGGTCGAAGCCCGGGCCGTGTTCGGGGTGGTGCACACCGACGAACGCGACATCGTTGATCTCGTGCGCCACGTCGAGCAGCGGCGATCCGGAGATCGCCGTCTTGAACTTGCGCGGCAGGTTGGAGAACTCCTTGCTGCCGATGTACCGACGGTGGATCTCGTCGATGGCGGAGCTGCCGTCGATGATCTCGTCCTCGGCGATTCCCGCGACCGGCGAGCCGATGACCACGCGGGGCGTGTCACCGCAGGCCTCGGTGGTGGACAGACCGACCGCCTCCAGCCGGTTCCAGATCTCGGGCACGTCCTCGATCCGGATCCAGTGGTACTGGACGTTCTGCCGGTCCGTGATGTCGGCGGTGCCGCGGGCGAACTCCTGCGAGATCTCGCCGATCACCCGCAGCTGCCGCGTGGTGAGACGGCCGCCGTCGATGCGGACGCGCAGCATGAAGTACTCGTCGTCCAGCTCCTCCGGCTCCAGGACCGCCGTCTTGCCGCCGTCGATCCCGGGACGGCGCTGGGTGTACAGGCCCCACCAGCGCATCCGGCCCCGCAGGTCGTTCGGGTCGATCGAGTCGAAGCCCCGCTTGGAGTAGATCGTCTCAATGCGTGTCCGCACATTGAGACCGTCGTCGTCCTTCTTGAACTGCTCGTTGCCGTTGAGCGGGGTGTGGTGCCCCGCGGCCCACTGACCCTCACCGCGGTGACGGCTCACCTTGCGGCGGGGAGTCGCGGCGGCAGGCTTCTGCGGGGTGGCGGCCATGGTTGATACGTCCTTCGGGACAGGCGGGAAAGCGGCTCTGACCTGCGCGTGCGGGCGCATGGGCATAGGGCGCGTCGTTGCGCGGGGAGGAGACGAGTGAGGGGGATGTCGGGCGCTGCGTGAGTGCTCTCAGCGCGCCGGACAGATGGCGCTGGACATGCGGCCGAGGTCGACGTGGCGTCGACTCACCAAGGCGATCCCAGTTCCAGGCATGACGGAAGCGTGTCATGGCGATCTGGACACAGTCCAGCTTCGTCCAAGATTCGGACATTCATGTCTCGAAATGCAAGATGCGAGTGTCCTTGGTCACATCGGGCCGTCCCGGGGTGTCCGGCCAGGTCAGACGGGGAACGCTCCAGGCCACGGCCCCGGAGCGGCGACGTCCGGTTCCTCCTCGACCTTGGTGTCGAACAGCTTGAAGCCGCGGCGCTGGTAGTTGTCCATCGCGCGCTCGCCGTCCTTGCTGCAGGTGTGCAGCCAGACCCGCTTCGTCGGGGTCAGTCCCGCCCAGCGGCCCGCGAGGTCCCAGGCGCGGGCCGTGCCGTGCGACAGCAGGTGCCCGCCGATGCGCCGGCCGCGGAAAGCGGGGAGCAGGCCGAAGTAGAGGATCTCCACGACCGCGTCGTCCTGCGCCTCCAACTCCACGTACCCCGCGGGCGTGCCCCGGTCGTATGCCACCCACGTCTCCACGCCGGGCCGCTCCAGGTGCTCAAGCCACCGCGCGTACGACCAGCTCAGCCGGTCCGTCCAGCGGATGTCGCCGCCGACCGAGGCGTACAGGAACCGGCTGAACTCGGGTGAGGGCACCTCGGAGCGGACGATCCGGACGTCCCCGTCCGGCGCGGCGGCCGGCAGCAGGTCGGTCGGGGCGGTCTGCTCCAGGGACCAGGTGGTCACGGCGATGGTGGTCATGCGGGCCAGAAAATCACCTCGCCCACCGGTCTGTCGATCGGCCTACTGCTCTGCCGACCGACCCAGCGCCCTGTCCACCGACGCCAGCGGCAGCGCGAACAGCATCCGGCCCGACTGGGACCAGAGTTCGCCGGTCTCCTCCCAGTAGGACAGGGAACCCGACCGGCCGCTCCAGCAGTGCCGCGTCTCGTCCGTCGCGCATTCCGTCGCCCCGGCTCCCTCGGTGTCCTGGCGCCACAGCGTCCCGTGCCCGCCGGGCGTGCCCGCCGCACGGTCGAGGTACCAGCCCGAGCGGTACGACAGCACGCCCCGCACGTCGGCCGTCTTCGACTCGTACGCCTCGACCGGGTCCGCGTCCCCCGAGGAGTCCGTGGCGAGCAGGCCGGACCGGGCCGGGTCCCGGCTCAGCGGGTAGCGCCACAGCCGGGTGCGCCGGTCGCCGTCCGCCGGCACCCACTCGCTCGCCACCAGACTGTCGGGCGAGGTGCTGCGGTCGAGGGAGACCGCGGCCGGGTGCGGCACGTCGTCCCCGCCGGGCAGGGCGTACGAGGCGACCGCGGGCAGCACGTACCGGTAGCCGGACGCCGCCCAGCCGCCCCGCACCCGGCCGACCGCGTCGGAGTCGACCGTGGCGCGCTGGATGCGGTCCATGTCGTACACGTACAGCGCGTTCCGGTCGTCCTCGCGGGTCGTCACCAGCAGTTTGTCCTGGTACCAGACCATGCCGGACAGCGGGGAGACCAGCCCCCGGTAGTCCCGCCCGCCGTCCACCGGGACGGCCAGCAGGGCCCAGGTGTAGCGGAGCCGGTCCGGGTCGTTCGCGTCGACGAAGGCGACCTTGGCCAGGCCCTGCTCGGGGGCCGGGCCGTCCATGGAGCCGCCCGGGGTGCCGCCGCGGGTCCAGCCGGAGAGGATCACGCGGTTCTCGCTCCAGCGGCCGTCGTCGTCCGCGTCGCCCGAGGTGGTGACCGCGCCGGGCAGCCAGCCCCGGGTGTCGGCGCCGCCGAAGCAGTACGCGCGCGTGGCCGCCGGCTCGACCGGCAGGGTGTGCTTCTCGGCGGTCGAGCAGTCGGCCGCGTTCCGCAGCGTGCGGTCGGCGCTGTCCAGCACCGTGCCGACACCGACGGGCCGGCCCATCTTCGAGGCGAGCCGGTCGAGCCACGAACCGGGCACCCGGTGCTCGGCCAGCGGCAGCCGCCCGGCCTCGGCGGACACGGAGATCGGCTTCAGGGCCCCGGGCGCGCCGGCGACCGTGGCCTGCGAGGCGCTGATCAGGGTGGCGGCGGCGGTGAGCGCGAGAGCCGTCCCGGCCAGGGCCCCGCGCAGTGCCCTGCCCCGCCTGCGCCGCCGGTGTCTGCCGCGATGCTTCATAACGTCCTCCCGAGGCGGGCCAACTGCGCCCTGTGGTCCGTACGTTGACGGAGGAGCAGGTGGGGTGGCCCGTAGGGGATGCTACGGCAGGTGGGTGGGGTGAGGGGCGAAGACCTTGCAAATATGCGCAAGATGCACCCTTGGGGACGGCCGAACGGCACGTCCGGTGAACCTCAGGGGGCCGGTGCGCGGGTGCGCAGCCGTCCCACCGCCGGTGCGGTCGAGTGCGGCAGCAGGTCGTGCGGGTCGTCCGGGAGGAGCACGTCGACCTCGGCGTCCTCGGCGAAGCGGTACGGCCGGTGTTCCAGGAACGCGCCGAGATAGCGCCGTACCCGCGACATCTCGGCGCGTACGGTCACCGTGCGGGCCGGGTCGCCGAACAGGTCGCCGGCCAGGTCCGAGGCGCTGCGGCCGGTGCGGTGGACGGCGAGGAGATACAGCAACTCGGCGTGCCGGGGACTCAGTTCGCGTGTCCAGGAGCCCGCGCCCTGGGAGACCGCCACCGTCCATCCGCGGGCCTGTCCGAGGTCCAGCACGATGCGGGTCGCCCCGCGCGGCACCGGCTCGTCGGCGGCCGCCCGCAGCAGCCAGCCCCCGGCCAGCGGCTCCACCGAGCACAGCCCGAGCACCGGCAGCCACCTCCGGCCCGCCGTCAGGGACTTGGGCAGGGTCACGCGCCGCGTGTACGGCATCCCGCTGACCGCGGCGGTCCAGCCGTCGCGGTCGACGACCAGGGCCCGCCCGTCGAGCCGGGCCAGCACCGGAGCCGCCACCGCCCGCAGCCGCTCCAGCGACTCCGCGTGCCTCTCCCGCAGCCGGGCCTCGGCGAGTTTGGCCACCGAGTCGACCCAGGCGAGTGTGGCCGGATGCATCGTCTCCAGCGGCCCGCTCACGTCCACCACGCCGAGCAGCCGGCCGTCCCGCGGATCCGTCAGCGGAGCGCCGGCGCACGTCCAGCCGGCGTGGGAGCGCACGAAGTGCTCGGAGGCGAAGACCTGTACGGGCCGGCGCACCACCGCCGGGGTGCCCAGACCGTTCGTGCCGACGACGTCCTCACGCCAGTCCGCGCCGAGTTCGAAGCCGAGCCCGTCGGCCTTGCGCAGCACCGGCGCGCTGCCCTCGCGCCACAGCACCCGGCCCTCCTCGTCGGCGACCACCATGATGTGGTGGGCGACGTCCGCGAACTTCAGCAGCCCCTCCCGCAGCACCGGCAGCACATGGCGCAGCGCCGACGTCTCGCGCCGCCGCTGCACCTCCTCGCGGGACAGCAGATCCGCCCGGAAGTCGTGGTCCGGGTCGACACCGCTGCGCAGCATGCGCTCCCAGGACTGCTCGATCACCCGGCGCGGCTGCACGGGCGCGGGCTGCCCGGACAGCCGGGCGGAACGGACCTCGCTGAGCACCCGGGCCGCACGCGAGGTGTCCACGGCGGCGAGCTGCGTGACGTCCATAGGCGTGGGCCCCCCGGAGTCTTTTCTGACTGTCCGTCTCATAGTGCCGTCCGCTCCGGAGCGGACGCGCACAGTCCGCACACAGTCAGCAGCAAGTTGCAACCCCTTGCAACCCTGGTGGACAGCCCGGCCGTGTCCGAGACTTGAGCAGCGCCGTCCCGAGCGGCGTTCAGTGGCTCGAACGGGCCAGTGCGGCGGGGGTGGTGCCGTGTCGGCGCAGCACCACCTCCGCTTCGGGCGCCGGATCAGGCCACCGGCCGGGCCCGCTCCACCACCGACGCCAGATCGAGACTGTGCGGGAGCGTTCCGAACGCCGCGCCCCCGTCGCCGCCCAGCCGCGCCGCGCAGAACGCGTCGGCGACCTCCGGTGGCGCGAAACGGACGAGCAGCGACCCCTGGAGCACCAGCGCCAGCCGCTCCGCCAGCCGCCGTGCCCGACCCTCCACGCCCTCCAGATCGGCGAGTTCGGTCAGCAGGTTCTTGATGGCCGCGTCGAGCCGGTGATCGGCGCCGCGCGCCTGCCCGACCTCCCGTAGATACGCGTCGAACGCCCCCGGCTCCCGCTGCAACGCCCGCAGCACGTCGAGGGCCTGGACGTTGCCCGCGCCCTCCCAGATCGAGTTGAGCGGCGACTCGCGCACCAGCCGGGGCAGCCCGGACTCCTCGACGTAGCCGTTGCCGCCCAGGCACTCGGCCGCCTCCACCGCCACCGGCGGGCACCGCTTGGTCACCCAGTACTTGGCCGCCGGCACCGCGATCCGCAGCAGCGCCCGCTCCTGCTCGCCACCGTCGTCGCAGGCCGCCGCGAGCCGCAGCGCCAGCGTCGTCGCCGCCTCCGACTCGATGGCGAGATCCGCGAGGACGTTGCGCATCAAAGGCTTGTCGACGAGCTTCCCGCCGAACACCTCCCGGTGATCGCAGTGGTGCACCGCCTGCGCCACCGCCTGCCGCATCAGCCCCGCCGAGCCCAGCACACAGTCGAGCCGGGTCGCCGCCACCATCTCGATGATGGTGCGCACCCCGCGCCCCTCCTCGCCGACCCGGCGTGCCCAGGTCCCGTCGAACTCGACCTCGGCCGAGGCGTTCGACCGGTTGCCGAGCTTGTCCTTGAGCCGCTGCAGCAGGAACACGTTGCGCGTGCCGTCCGCCAGTACCCGCGGCACCAGGAAGCAGGTGAGGCCGCCCGGCGCCTGCGCCAGCACCAGGAAACCGTCGGACATCGGCGCCGAGCAGAACCACTTGTGCCCGGTCAGTTCGTACGTCCCGTCCTCGGCGAGCGGCCGCGCGGACGTCGTGTTGGCCCGTACGTCGCTGCCGCCCTGCTTCTCCGTCATGCCCATCCCGAACAGCGCCCCGGCCTTGAGGTGCGCGGGCCGCAGTTCACGGTCGTAGACCATGGACGTCAGCCGCGGCTCCCACTCGGCGGCCAGGTCCGGGTCGGTGCGCAGGGCGGGCACCGCCGCGTGGGTCATCGACAGCGGGCAGCCGTTTCCGGCCTCGACCTGTGTCCACACCAGGAAGGCGGCGGCCCGCCGCAGATGCCCGGCCGGGCGGTCCCAGGCCGCGGTCAGACCGGCCGAGACGCCCTTGCCGAGCAGCCGGTGCCAGGACGGGTGGAACTCGACCTCGTCGATCCGGTGGCCGTACCGGTCGTGGGTGCGCAGCCGGGGCGGGTTCTCGTTGGCCTGCGCTCCCCATTCCTGCACCTGGGCCGAGCCGGAGGTCCGCCCGAGCGCCGACAGCTCGCCGAGCACCTCGTCGCGCAGGCCGGGATCGAGATGCCGTTCGACCGCCGCGGTGAGGGCCCGGTCGGCCGAGAAGACGTCGTACCCGACCAGCGGCGGGACCTGGTTGTTCACGGAGTGGGTGCTGCCAGCCATGCTGCGAAAGTACCCCGGGGCGGCCCCTTGGTCACCAAGGTGCGCCGACCGGGCGCCGGAGACCGGCCTGTGGGTGAGTACGGTCAGGCGCGACGGATACCGTTAGGGGGTGCAGCCAGCAAGTGAAACCCCCGACACACCCTCCGGGCGCCTCCACCGGGCGCGTGCTCTCTACCGGAACGTCTCCAAGCGCAGGACCGCCTGGCTGTTGCTCAAGGACACCGTCAACTCGTGCATCGAGTACCGCATCCTGGGGCTGGCGGCCGAGGCCGCGTTCTTCACGCTGCTGTCGGTGCCGCCGTTGCTGCTGAGCATGATCGGACTGCTCGGCTACGTCGACGCCTGGACCGGCGCGGACACCATCGAGAGCCTCCAGAACAACATCCTGGAGGCCGCGCGCACGGTGCTGTCCGACCGGGGCGTGCGGCAGATCGCCGAGCCGATCCTGCACGACGTGACGAAGGGCGGCCGGCCCGACATCATCTCCATCGGCTTCCTGTTCGCCCTGTGGTCCGGCTCCCGCGCCGTGAACGTCTTCATCGACACCATCACCGTCATGTACGGCCTGGACGGCGTCCGGGGCATCGTCAAGACCCGGCTCCTGGCCTTCCTGCTGTTCATCGTCGCCCTGCTGATCGGCTCGGTCGCGCTGCCGCTGATGGTGGCCGGGCCGGACGCGGTGGTGCGGATCGTCCCGTGGTCGACGACGGTCGTGCAGGTCCTCTATTGGCCGGTCGTCATACTCCTGTCCATCGCTTTCCTGACGACGCTCTATCACGTGTCCGTCCCCGTCCGCTCCCCGTGGATCGAGGACGTGCCCGGCGCGCTCGTCGCCCTCGGCATGTGGGTCCTCGGCAGCTTCCTGCTGCGGATCTACCTGACCAGCACGGTCGAGGGCCCGACGATCTACGGCTCCCTGGCCGCGCCCGTCGCCGTGCTGCTGTGGATCGGTGTGGCCGCGTTCGCCGTGCTCGTCGGGGCCGCGGTCAACGCCGCCATCGACCGGGTCTGGCCGGCCGCCGCGACGGCGGCGGCCCGCGAGGCCAACGAGCGGCTGCGGCAGGCGCAGGTCGCCGAGTACGTGGCCCGTGCCGCCGCCGCGGGCGAGTCCGACCCCGACATGCCCTCCGAGTTCCCGGAACGCTGGTCCCGCTTCCTGCCCCCGGAGGACGTCACGGCCCGGCTGCGCACGCACGTGAAGAGCACTCATGCGAAGAGCACCGGCAACGCCGGCCAGGCCAACGGAGAGACTCCGCCGCCGTCCGAGAAGTGACGGGCGCGCGGTCGCCGTGCCGGCCGGGGCCGCGACCGGCGCGGCGCCGCCGGCCCTGCCCGACCGCGGCCTCGACCCGCGCCGTTGGCCGGCAGGCGGCCTGGCGTCTTCGCTCTTGCCGGGTTCCGGCTTGGCTGTGGCCTGTGCCGTCCGCTGGCAAGCGATGTGACGTCACTCACCTTCCGAGTCCGGGCCTGACCGCGGCTCGCCGTCTTCCCCCCTGCCGGGCTCCGCCCTGGCCGTGGTCCGCGCCGACCGCCGGAAGGCGACGCACCGTCACCCGCCCTCCGGGTCCCGCCTAGCCGTGGCCCGGCCGGCCGGCGGCCCGGCGGCGTCACACCTTCCAGGTCCCGGCCGCCGTCTCCTCCTGTACGAAGTCCGTGAAGTCCCGGGGAGCGCGGCCCAAGACCTCCCGTACGCCGTCCGAGAGGTGTGCGTTGCGGCCGTCGAGGAGGGTGTCGAAGATTTCGGTCAGGGCCGTGACCTCCTGCGGCGGTACACCGAAGCCGAGCAGGGCCTCGCCGTAGTCCCGTGTCGACACGGCCCGGTAGGTGAGCGGGCGGCCCGTCGCTTCGGCGATCTCCGCGACCGCCTCGCCGAAGGTCAGCAGGCGCGGCCCGGAGAGGGTGAGTGTCCGGCCCACGTACCGGTCGCCTGCCGTCAGTGCGGTCACCACCACGTCCGCGATGTCCCGCACGTCGAGGAACGGCTCCCGCACCGCGTCGGCCGGGAACACCAGCTCCCCCCGCTCCCGCAACTCCGCCACCAGCGGCCCCTCGCTGAAGTTCTGCGCGAACCACGCGGCCCGTACGACCGTCCAGTCCGCCCCACAGGCGTGCAGCGCCTCCTCGGTGGGCAGAGCCTGCTCCTCGCCGCGTCCGGACAGCAGCACCAGCCGCCGCACCCCGAGCCCGACCGCCTCCCGCGCGAGGTCCCCCACCGCCTCGGCGGCGCCCGGCGCGCCGACGTCCGAGGGGTAGACGAGGTAGGCCGCGTCGGCGCCGCGCAAGGTGTCCGCCCAGGTCGAGCGGTCCCACCAGTCGAAACCGGTCGCCCGCGACGCCGCCCGTACCGTGAGCCCGGCGGCCTCCGCCGCCCGTGCCACCCGGCTCCCCGTACGGCCCGAGGCACCCGTCACCACAACCGTCATGCCCTGCGTGTTCCGTGTCGTGTTCGTCATGCCGTCGAGTCAACTGCCGTACACCGCTCGGAACCATCGCTGAACGGCTCATTCCCATACGACCGCGTCTACGCTGGCACCATGGACGCACTCGCCGGGTTGCTGGAGGGCCCCCGCGCGCGGGGCGCGTTCATGACCAGGGCGTGCTTCGACCCGCCGTGGGCGGTGCGCGTGGAGGACCGGGCGCCGCTCACCGTGATGCTCGTCGCGCGCGGCGAGGCCTGGGTCCTGCCCGACCGGGGCGAGCGGACACGGCTGCGGGCCGGGGACCTCGCCATCGCCCGCGGCCCGGACCCGTACACCTGCGCAGACGACCCCGGTACGGCACCGCAGGCGCTGATCCTGCCGGGTCAGGAGTGCCATTATCCGGACGGACGTCCCCTCAACGGCTCCATGGACCTGGGCGTGCGCACCTGGGGTGACCGGCTCGACGGTGCCACGGTGATGCTGATCGGCACGTACCCGATGCAGGGCGAGATCAGCGGCCGGCTGCTGGACGCGCTGCCGCCGCTGCTCGCCCTCACATCCGACGTGTGGGACTGCCCGCTCACGCCGTACATCTCCGAGGAGATCGTCCGGGACGAGCCGGGCCAGGAGGTCGTCCTGGACCGTCTGCTGGATCTGCTGGTCATCGCCGCGCTGCGCGCGTGGTTCGCCCGCCCCGAGGCGGAGGCGCCCGCCTGGTACCGGGCCCTCGCCGACCCGGTCGTCGGCGGCGTCCTGCGCCTGCTCCAGGACGACCCCGCCCACCCGTGGACCATCGCCGCGCTCGCCGCCAAGGCCGGGGTGTCCCGCGCCGCGCTCGCCCGCCGCTTCACCGCGCTGGTCGGCGAGCCCCCGATGACGTACCTCACCGGCTGGCGCCTCGCTCTCGCGGCCGACCGCCTGCGCGACTCCGAGGACACGCTCGACGCCGTGGCCCGCCGGGTGGGGTACGGCAGCGCGTTCGCCTTGTCGACGGCGTTCAAGCGGGTGTACGGGGTGAGTCCGGCGGAGTACCGGGGGCGGTTGGCGTAGAGGCCGGGGACGGCACGCTCGCGGCGCCCACGCGGCCCGCGGCGTAGCCTGGCCTACGTGTACGTGGAGCGGGCGTCACGGCTGGCGGGAGCGGTCGTGTGGAGAAATGCCCCGGAGCGGGACGGGACGGGGCGTGTGCTGCCCGACGGGTGCATGGACCTCCTGTGGCACGAGGGGCGACTGATGGTCGCCGGACCCGATACCCGCGCGTATGTCACGGACGGCGCCACCGGCACCTGGGCCGGCATCCGCTTCTATCCGGGCACGGCCCCGGCCCTGCTGGGTGTACCGGCGCACGAGCTGCGCGACCGTCGCGTCGAGCTCGCGGATCTGTGGCCCGTCTCGGAGGTACGGCGACTGGCAGCGCGTGTGAACGCGGCCCCCGACCCGGCGAGCGGACTCGAGGACCTCGCCCTGCGGCAGGCGGCCGGTGCCGATCCGCCGGATCCGTTGCTGCGGCATGTCGTCACCGCCCTCGACGCGGGCCGGCCCGTCGCCGCGATCGCCGATGAACTGGGCCTGGGGCCACGACAGTTGCTCCGCCGTTCGCTCACCGCGTTCGGCTACGGCCCCAAGACCCTGGCCCGGATCCTGCGGCTGCGCCGCGCCCTCGCGCTGGCCCGGGACGGTGTCCCCTTCGCGGACACGGCCGCCCGGGCCGGTTACGCCGACCAGGCCCATCTGGCGCGGGACGTCAAGGAGTTGGCGGGGCTCCCCCTGGGGGAGCTACTCGCCCGCCGCGGCTAGCGGAGCGAACAGGTCCACCCCGTTGCCGTCCGGGTCGAGCACGACGGCGTACCGCTGCCCCCAGAAGGCGTCCCAGGGCTTGAGCTCGCCGTGGCACCCGGTGCCCACCAGCTCCTCGTACAACGAGTCCACTTCCGCCGGATTGTCGCAGCGCAGGGCCAGCGAGGTCCGGCCGCCGTCCGAAGGTGGCTGCCACCCGGGCAGGAAGGAGCGGACCGTCTCCTCGGTGTCGAACATCAGCCGCAGCCCGCCGGGTAGTTCGGCCTCGGCGTGCGGCTGCTTCTCGGCGCCTTCCGGGAAGGCGAACCCGAGCCGGCGGTAGAAGGCGACGGATGCGGCCATGTCGGAGACGACCAGGCCGATGGCATCGAATCGTGCAGTCATGGGTCCACCGTAGGCAGGCCCACGAGGCCCGGTCTTGAAGGAATCGGACACCGGTCGGCACGGTCTCCGATCCGTTCAGGACGGCCCCCGGACTGGCCCGTTCATCGAGAGCCGCCCGCGCACGGATGAAACTGAGCTTGCCGTGCCGTCCCGGTCGTTGCGGGGTTGACAAGCCTGGCCGGACATTCCGACAGCCTCGACGTCGGTACCTCGCCGGCCGAGAGCGGACCGTGGCGCGAACGGCAGTCAACGAGGGACAAGCCAGGGGGTGTCCCGGAGTGGATCGTGCC
This region of Streptomyces caelestis genomic DNA includes:
- a CDS encoding GAF domain-containing protein, whose amino-acid sequence is MDVTQLAAVDTSRAARVLSEVRSARLSGQPAPVQPRRVIEQSWERMLRSGVDPDHDFRADLLSREEVQRRRETSALRHVLPVLREGLLKFADVAHHIMVVADEEGRVLWREGSAPVLRKADGLGFELGADWREDVVGTNGLGTPAVVRRPVQVFASEHFVRSHAGWTCAGAPLTDPRDGRLLGVVDVSGPLETMHPATLAWVDSVAKLAEARLRERHAESLERLRAVAAPVLARLDGRALVVDRDGWTAAVSGMPYTRRVTLPKSLTAGRRWLPVLGLCSVEPLAGGWLLRAAADEPVPRGATRIVLDLGQARGWTVAVSQGAGSWTRELSPRHAELLYLLAVHRTGRSASDLAGDLFGDPARTVTVRAEMSRVRRYLGAFLEHRPYRFAEDAEVDVLLPDDPHDLLPHSTAPAVGRLRTRAPAP
- a CDS encoding VOC family protein, which gives rise to MTARFDAIGLVVSDMAASVAFYRRLGFAFPEGAEKQPHAEAELPGGLRLMFDTEETVRSFLPGWQPPSDGGRTSLALRCDNPAEVDSLYEELVGTGCHGELKPWDAFWGQRYAVVLDPDGNGVDLFAPLAAAGE
- a CDS encoding GNAT family N-acetyltransferase: MTTIAVTTWSLEQTAPTDLLPAAAPDGDVRIVRSEVPSPEFSRFLYASVGGDIRWTDRLSWSYARWLEHLERPGVETWVAYDRGTPAGYVELEAQDDAVVEILYFGLLPAFRGRRIGGHLLSHGTARAWDLAGRWAGLTPTKRVWLHTCSKDGERAMDNYQRRGFKLFDTKVEEEPDVAAPGPWPGAFPV
- a CDS encoding acyl-CoA dehydrogenase family protein, which produces MAGSTHSVNNQVPPLVGYDVFSADRALTAAVERHLDPGLRDEVLGELSALGRTSGSAQVQEWGAQANENPPRLRTHDRYGHRIDEVEFHPSWHRLLGKGVSAGLTAAWDRPAGHLRRAAAFLVWTQVEAGNGCPLSMTHAAVPALRTDPDLAAEWEPRLTSMVYDRELRPAHLKAGALFGMGMTEKQGGSDVRANTTSARPLAEDGTYELTGHKWFCSAPMSDGFLVLAQAPGGLTCFLVPRVLADGTRNVFLLQRLKDKLGNRSNASAEVEFDGTWARRVGEEGRGVRTIIEMVAATRLDCVLGSAGLMRQAVAQAVHHCDHREVFGGKLVDKPLMRNVLADLAIESEAATTLALRLAAACDDGGEQERALLRIAVPAAKYWVTKRCPPVAVEAAECLGGNGYVEESGLPRLVRESPLNSIWEGAGNVQALDVLRALQREPGAFDAYLREVGQARGADHRLDAAIKNLLTELADLEGVEGRARRLAERLALVLQGSLLVRFAPPEVADAFCAARLGGDGGAAFGTLPHSLDLASVVERARPVA
- a CDS encoding AraC family transcriptional regulator — encoded protein: MDALAGLLEGPRARGAFMTRACFDPPWAVRVEDRAPLTVMLVARGEAWVLPDRGERTRLRAGDLAIARGPDPYTCADDPGTAPQALILPGQECHYPDGRPLNGSMDLGVRTWGDRLDGATVMLIGTYPMQGEISGRLLDALPPLLALTSDVWDCPLTPYISEEIVRDEPGQEVVLDRLLDLLVIAALRAWFARPEAEAPAWYRALADPVVGGVLRLLQDDPAHPWTIAALAAKAGVSRAALARRFTALVGEPPMTYLTGWRLALAADRLRDSEDTLDAVARRVGYGSAFALSTAFKRVYGVSPAEYRGRLA
- a CDS encoding nitrite/sulfite reductase gives rise to the protein MAATPQKPAAATPRRKVSRHRGEGQWAAGHHTPLNGNEQFKKDDDGLNVRTRIETIYSKRGFDSIDPNDLRGRMRWWGLYTQRRPGIDGGKTAVLEPEELDDEYFMLRVRIDGGRLTTRQLRVIGEISQEFARGTADITDRQNVQYHWIRIEDVPEIWNRLEAVGLSTTEACGDTPRVVIGSPVAGIAEDEIIDGSSAIDEIHRRYIGSKEFSNLPRKFKTAISGSPLLDVAHEINDVAFVGVHHPEHGPGFDLWVGGGLSTNPKIGVRLGAWVPLAEVPDVWAGVIGIFRDYGYRRLRTRARLKFLVADWGAEKFRQVLEDEYLGRELVDGPAPEQPVQQWRDHIGVHRQKDGRFYVGFAPRVGRVDGATLTKIADLAEAHGSGRVRTTVEQKMIVLDVEEDKVESLVEGLEALDLTARPSSFRRGTMACTGIEFCKLAIVETKQRGSQLIDELERRLPDFGEPITINLNGCPNACARIQVADIGLKGQLVVNDKGEQVEGYQVHLGGALGLEAGFGRKVRGLKVTSEELPDYVERVLKRFQAEREDGERFATWAARASEEALS
- a CDS encoding DUF6597 domain-containing transcriptional factor; amino-acid sequence: MYVERASRLAGAVVWRNAPERDGTGRVLPDGCMDLLWHEGRLMVAGPDTRAYVTDGATGTWAGIRFYPGTAPALLGVPAHELRDRRVELADLWPVSEVRRLAARVNAAPDPASGLEDLALRQAAGADPPDPLLRHVVTALDAGRPVAAIADELGLGPRQLLRRSLTAFGYGPKTLARILRLRRALALARDGVPFADTAARAGYADQAHLARDVKELAGLPLGELLARRG
- a CDS encoding YihY/virulence factor BrkB family protein → MQPASETPDTPSGRLHRARALYRNVSKRRTAWLLLKDTVNSCIEYRILGLAAEAAFFTLLSVPPLLLSMIGLLGYVDAWTGADTIESLQNNILEAARTVLSDRGVRQIAEPILHDVTKGGRPDIISIGFLFALWSGSRAVNVFIDTITVMYGLDGVRGIVKTRLLAFLLFIVALLIGSVALPLMVAGPDAVVRIVPWSTTVVQVLYWPVVILLSIAFLTTLYHVSVPVRSPWIEDVPGALVALGMWVLGSFLLRIYLTSTVEGPTIYGSLAAPVAVLLWIGVAAFAVLVGAAVNAAIDRVWPAAATAAAREANERLRQAQVAEYVARAAAAGESDPDMPSEFPERWSRFLPPEDVTARLRTHVKSTHAKSTGNAGQANGETPPPSEK
- a CDS encoding NmrA family transcriptional regulator; this encodes MTNTTRNTQGMTVVVTGASGRTGSRVARAAEAAGLTVRAASRATGFDWWDRSTWADTLRGADAAYLVYPSDVGAPGAAEAVGDLAREAVGLGVRRLVLLSGRGEEQALPTEEALHACGADWTVVRAAWFAQNFSEGPLVAELRERGELVFPADAVREPFLDVRDIADVVVTALTAGDRYVGRTLTLSGPRLLTFGEAVAEIAEATGRPLTYRAVSTRDYGEALLGFGVPPQEVTALTEIFDTLLDGRNAHLSDGVREVLGRAPRDFTDFVQEETAAGTWKV
- a CDS encoding putative leader peptide, whose translation is MPGTGIALVSRRHVDLGRMSSAICPAR